The Euphorbia lathyris chromosome 8, ddEupLath1.1, whole genome shotgun sequence genome has a window encoding:
- the LOC136202140 gene encoding 18.5 kDa class I heat shock protein-like translates to MSIVPINNERGTISSPFSLDFFDPERFFSSDLWAPFPPSLSANFPSFAGGIPPSLETRVDWSQNSRAHIVKAAFPGFSMEDVLVHIDDDNVLEISTESGRFMSKFKLPDDARRDGIEAAMVDGVLNIVIPKEGARNPNVRVIEIEGSD, encoded by the coding sequence ATGTCGATTGTTCCCATAAACAACGAAAGAGGCACTATCTCCAGTCCTTTCTCTCTCGATTTCTTCGATCCAGAACGCTTCTTCTCTTCCGATCTCTGGGCTCCATTTCCTCCATCACTCTCCGCTAATTTCCCTTCCTTCGCTGGAGGAATTCCCCCATCTCTTGAAACTCGTGTCGATTGGAGCCAAAATTCGAGAGCTCATATAGTTAAAGCTGCGTTTCCTGGTTTCAGTATGGAGGATGTGCTTGTTCATATCGATGACGACAACGTGCTCGAGATAAGTACCGAGAGTGGAAGATTTATGAGCAAATTCAAGTTACCTGATGATGCTAGAAGAGATGGAATTGAGGCGGCTATGGTGGATGGAGTGCTGAATATCGTAATTCCGAAAGAAGGTGCGAGGAACCCTAATGTAAGAGTAATTGAAATTGAAGGATCTGATTGA